The Crocosphaera subtropica ATCC 51142 genome includes a window with the following:
- a CDS encoding OmpA family protein: MTELLASPSISEETIKQAITPVIDQIIKERSQQDRLKMSQAIADILPTAIAQEIENSPQEIAKAIAPEMALAIQNQIQLDREAIAQTLGPEMGQAIKHQIEVERDAMVDALYPVIGNTISKYMVELAKSINDKVENALSMDGIRRKIQAKIQGVSEAELILQESINFSVQAVLLIHKSSGLIISQVQSASQPIEEVDLWAAMLTAIRDFVNDCVTVEGKVSELHEIEYDDAKIVLEVAGYCYLAVIIKGEPSQTFLNQIRQTLSHIILKSGRTIEDFNGDQSTIPQFIHPQLKALITFCTDSKTSNPPITLIFIFSLIIISVGTIVYRHQITNSWEKEVLKALDAAPELSVYRIIPEVKRRQLILRGRVPNLALKKQAENITHQVTPHLTLDNQIVAVNIPPDDQAIAGEVQRVTEIFNQTEGVAINTNYQDHKVTITGFVLNISQSNQLSQAFQQIPGIEQVISTFQTQPYLETRIYFDQNSSQFQTDNINQKVKTIEKFLAEHPRIHLIIIGHSDTTGSVAQNESLAKARAKAVERVLLQNKVDSRRLRIAVSLQPPPGVTSNQPLWLSRCVRFEISIPPN; this comes from the coding sequence ATGACAGAATTGTTAGCTTCTCCTTCGATATCAGAAGAAACAATTAAGCAAGCTATTACCCCTGTTATTGATCAAATTATCAAAGAAAGATCCCAACAAGATCGCCTAAAAATGAGTCAAGCGATCGCCGATATTTTACCAACAGCCATTGCCCAAGAAATTGAAAATTCCCCTCAAGAAATAGCCAAAGCCATTGCCCCAGAAATGGCTTTAGCCATACAAAACCAAATTCAACTGGATCGAGAGGCGATCGCCCAAACTTTAGGCCCAGAAATGGGACAAGCCATTAAACATCAAATCGAAGTAGAACGAGATGCCATGGTGGATGCACTTTATCCAGTGATTGGTAATACTATTTCTAAATATATGGTAGAACTCGCTAAATCTATTAATGATAAAGTAGAAAATGCACTTTCAATGGATGGGATTCGGCGAAAAATACAAGCCAAAATACAAGGGGTTTCTGAAGCAGAATTGATTTTACAAGAATCTATTAATTTTTCGGTTCAAGCTGTTTTATTAATCCATAAATCATCGGGTTTAATTATAAGTCAAGTCCAATCTGCATCTCAGCCAATAGAAGAAGTAGATTTATGGGCAGCAATGTTAACTGCAATTCGTGATTTTGTTAATGATTGTGTTACGGTAGAAGGAAAAGTATCTGAGCTTCATGAAATTGAATACGATGATGCCAAAATTGTCTTAGAAGTCGCAGGGTATTGCTATTTAGCCGTTATTATAAAAGGAGAACCTTCCCAAACTTTTCTCAATCAAATTCGTCAAACATTAAGCCATATCATTCTTAAAAGCGGTCGAACCATTGAAGACTTTAATGGAGATCAATCTACCATCCCTCAATTTATTCACCCTCAACTCAAGGCATTAATTACCTTTTGTACTGACTCAAAAACCTCTAACCCTCCTATTACTTTAATTTTCATTTTCTCACTCATTATTATTAGTGTTGGGACAATTGTTTATCGTCATCAAATTACTAATTCCTGGGAAAAAGAAGTATTAAAGGCCTTAGATGCTGCGCCAGAATTATCGGTTTATCGTATTATTCCCGAAGTAAAAAGAAGGCAATTAATATTAAGAGGACGAGTCCCTAACCTGGCTTTAAAAAAACAAGCAGAAAATATCACTCATCAAGTTACCCCTCATTTAACCCTAGATAATCAAATTGTTGCAGTTAATATCCCCCCTGATGATCAAGCTATCGCAGGAGAAGTTCAACGGGTGACAGAAATTTTTAACCAAACTGAGGGAGTAGCTATTAATACGAATTATCAAGATCATAAGGTCACTATTACAGGATTCGTCCTCAATATTAGTCAAAGTAATCAACTTTCCCAAGCCTTTCAACAAATTCCAGGAATTGAGCAGGTAATTAGTACCTTTCAAACCCAACCCTATTTAGAAACTCGTATTTATTTTGATCAAAATTCTAGTCAGTTTCAAACTGATAATATTAACCAAAAAGTTAAAACTATTGAAAAATTTTTAGCGGAACATCCTCGCATTCATCTTATAATAATAGGTCATAGTGATACAACAGGTTCAGTTGCTCAAAATGAATCACTAGCTAAGGCTAGGGCTAAAGCCGTAGAGCGAGTTTTACTGCAAAATAAGGTGGATTCTCGTCGCTTAAGGATTGCTGTGAGTCTTCAACCTCCGCCTGGTGTAACCAGCAATCAACCCTTATGGTTAAGTCGGTGTGTGCGCTTTGAAATTTCGATTCCGCCCAATTAG
- a CDS encoding Rab family GTPase → MISKKICLIGDFGVGKTSLIRRFIEHQFSEEYLSTIGVSISRKSVIVSSSHEKQDPEIVQLLIWDIEGKTKFQKISPSYLKSAQGIIIVADFSRQDTIANIPFHVDLVRSINPERLTLSIVVNKIDLVAEHLPTLLLQQYQIPNQFPTIPIYHTSAKTGENVEIMFHQLAQSMMEKNNQNY, encoded by the coding sequence ATGATTAGTAAAAAAATCTGTCTGATTGGTGATTTTGGCGTAGGAAAAACTAGCTTAATTCGTCGTTTTATAGAACATCAATTTAGTGAAGAATATTTATCTACCATTGGAGTCAGCATTTCTCGTAAATCAGTGATAGTATCCTCCTCCCATGAAAAACAAGACCCCGAAATAGTACAGTTATTAATTTGGGATATTGAAGGAAAAACAAAATTTCAAAAGATTTCTCCTAGTTACTTAAAATCTGCTCAGGGGATTATCATCGTGGCTGATTTTAGTCGTCAAGATACCATTGCTAATATCCCTTTTCATGTTGATTTAGTCCGTTCAATCAATCCTGAAAGACTGACCCTAAGCATTGTTGTCAATAAAATTGATCTCGTTGCAGAACATTTGCCGACCCTTTTACTCCAACAGTATCAAATTCCTAACCAGTTTCCCACCATCCCGATCTATCATACCTCTGCAAAAACAGGAGAAAATGTCGAAATCATGTTTCACCAATTAGCTCAGAGTATGATGGAAAAAAACAACCAAAATTATTGA
- a CDS encoding putative bifunctional diguanylate cyclase/phosphodiesterase: MAQEKSISLNSHLVSVEALISEHTEKLNQAKEHLQQLTIHLDQLTHTNLQLSEDIYHCQKLDEELRLNEQALQLNQERLHSILGSIDDVVWSIVPQTSQILYLNHATETVYGRPIADFLDNLNLWQEIIYADDQQRVEESQQLLYKTGIQDIEYRILWPNDEIHWIRVRSRLIKDDQGNPIRIDGLTTEITEYKQIKDQLLHDALHDNLTGLPNRTLLMDRIEQGLKRCQRDKNRRFALLFLDLDGFKLINDSLGHLTGDQLLIILSHRFSRCLRAEDTLSRLGGDEFVILLENLSNIDEAIAIADRIHNILKEPILLQNEEIFISVSIGIVLGGEQSVYNNLDQVAELLRDADTAMYRAKAKGPGTSKVFKPSMHTHVMKRLQVANELQRAIERQEFIVYYQPIISLDSDRIDGFEALVRWQHQEKGLIAPTDFIPIAEETEAILKIDQWVLRHACTQLGLWQQQFPNLGSLTMSVNLSSKHLAHPSLIEVLDEILAETGLGGSSLKVEITESFVMEQSKTSLDILEQIKQRKIELCLDDFGTGYSSLSYLDCFSFNILKIDRSFIKRLVAEQDRCEIIKAIVDLAITLNMQVVAEGVETNVQRKRLKALNCGYGQGYGFFPPLDSQNITRLLEQQDTPIN, encoded by the coding sequence ATGGCACAAGAAAAGTCGATATCCCTCAACTCCCACTTAGTCTCTGTCGAAGCATTAATTAGTGAACATACTGAGAAACTTAATCAAGCCAAAGAACACTTACAACAACTTACCATTCACTTAGATCAATTAACCCATACTAATCTTCAACTATCAGAAGATATCTATCACTGCCAAAAGTTAGACGAAGAACTGAGACTAAATGAGCAAGCTTTACAGCTTAATCAAGAACGACTTCACAGTATTCTTGGCTCCATTGATGATGTGGTGTGGTCGATTGTTCCCCAAACTAGCCAAATTCTTTATCTTAATCATGCCACCGAGACGGTGTATGGTCGTCCCATTGCAGACTTTTTAGATAACTTAAATTTATGGCAAGAAATTATCTATGCAGACGATCAACAACGGGTTGAAGAGTCCCAACAACTTCTTTATAAAACAGGAATACAAGATATTGAATATCGCATCCTTTGGCCCAATGACGAAATACATTGGATTAGGGTTCGGAGTCGTTTGATTAAAGATGATCAAGGAAACCCCATCCGTATCGATGGACTCACCACAGAAATCACCGAATATAAACAAATTAAAGACCAACTACTTCATGATGCCTTGCACGATAATTTAACGGGCTTACCTAACCGAACCCTATTAATGGATCGCATTGAACAAGGGTTGAAACGGTGTCAACGGGATAAAAATAGACGGTTTGCTCTGCTGTTTTTGGATTTAGATGGATTTAAGCTCATTAATGATAGTTTAGGACATTTAACCGGGGATCAGCTATTAATTATCCTCAGTCATCGGTTTAGTCGATGTTTGCGGGCCGAAGATACCTTATCCCGACTTGGAGGAGATGAATTCGTCATTTTGTTGGAGAATTTAAGCAATATTGATGAAGCGATCGCCATTGCTGATCGTATCCATAACATTCTCAAAGAACCGATTTTGTTACAAAACGAAGAAATTTTTATCAGTGTTAGTATTGGCATTGTTTTAGGCGGAGAACAATCCGTTTATAATAATCTCGATCAAGTGGCTGAATTGCTACGAGATGCAGATACTGCCATGTATCGAGCTAAGGCCAAAGGACCAGGAACCTCAAAAGTCTTTAAACCCTCGATGCACACCCATGTTATGAAACGGTTACAGGTGGCTAATGAGTTGCAAAGGGCCATTGAACGTCAAGAATTTATTGTTTATTATCAACCGATTATTTCCCTAGACAGCGATCGCATTGATGGGTTTGAAGCCTTAGTCCGTTGGCAACACCAAGAGAAAGGATTGATTGCTCCTACGGATTTTATTCCCATCGCTGAAGAAACAGAAGCCATCTTAAAAATTGATCAATGGGTGTTGCGTCATGCTTGCACTCAATTAGGTCTTTGGCAACAACAATTCCCAAATCTAGGATCTTTGACCATGAGTGTTAATCTTTCTAGTAAACATTTAGCCCATCCCAGTTTAATTGAAGTATTAGATGAGATTTTAGCCGAAACCGGGTTAGGAGGAAGCTCTTTAAAAGTAGAAATTACCGAAAGTTTTGTCATGGAACAAAGCAAAACATCCCTTGATATTCTAGAGCAAATCAAACAGCGAAAAATTGAACTGTGTTTAGATGATTTTGGGACAGGTTATTCTTCGTTGAGTTATTTAGATTGCTTTTCTTTTAATATTTTGAAAATTGATCGCTCTTTTATTAAACGGTTAGTCGCAGAACAAGATAGATGCGAAATTATTAAAGCGATTGTGGATTTAGCCATAACCTTAAATATGCAAGTGGTAGCGGAAGGGGTAGAAACTAATGTGCAACGGAAGAGATTAAAAGCTTTAAATTGTGGTTATGGTCAAGGTTATGGCTTTTTTCCCCCTTTAGATAGTCAAAACATTACCCGTCTTTTAGAGCAGCAAGATACACCCATCAACTAA